In Salvelinus sp. IW2-2015 linkage group LG23, ASM291031v2, whole genome shotgun sequence, a genomic segment contains:
- the LOC111950284 gene encoding phosphomevalonate kinase, giving the protein MATVEPKLILLFSGKRKSGKDYVTDLIHKRLGPDVCCIVRLSGPLKQQYAQDHGLDFDELLGAGEYKEKYRADMIQWGEKQREKDPGFFCRVAIKEAQQPIWIVSDTRRLSDLQWFWREYPSQSRCVRVEASEETRRERGWEFTTGIDDAESECGLDQGVDFDWIIKNEGDGSQLEEQLATGLLSIAKEKVKED; this is encoded by the exons ATGGCGACAGTAGAACCCAAACTCATTCTTTTATTTAGCGGGAAACGCAAATCTGGAAAAGATTACGTGACGGATTTGATTCACAAAAG ACTAGGTCCAGATGTATGCTGTATCGTGCGTCTCTCGGGTCCTCTTAAACAGCAATACGCACAG GACCATGGATTGGACTTTGATGAGCTGTTGGGAGCAGGTGAGTACAAGGAGAAGTACCGYGCTGACATGATCCAGTGGGGtgagaagcagagggagaaggACCCAGGGTTCTTCTGTCGTGTGGCCATCAAGGAAGCCCAGCAGCCTATCTGG ATTGTGAGTGATACGCGGCGTCTGTCAGACCTGCAGTGGTTCTGGAGGGAGTATCCTAGTCAGTCTCGCTGTGTTCGGGTGGAGGCCTCAGAAGAGACACGGCGGGAGAGGGGCTGGGAGTTCACAACAG gWATAGATGATGCAGAGTCTGAATGTGGGCTCGACCAAGGAGTGGATTTTGATTGGATAATCAAAAATGAGGGCGATGGATCACAACTGGAGGAGCAGCTTGCTACTGGACTGCTCTCAATAGCCAAAGAAAAGGTGAAAGAAGACTGA
- the LOC111950544 gene encoding 2,4-dienoyl-CoA reductase [(3E)-enoyl-CoA-producing], mitochondrial — protein sequence MAQRLSPCDRTLSSTGTRALSETEAAVDQLVEVAGLPDVVINNAAGNFISLSEKLSANAWRTITDIVLNGTAFFTLELGKRLILAEKGAAFLAITTIYAETSSGFVVLSAAAKSGVETLCXSLAAVWGRYDLRFNVIQPGPIRTKGAFSRLBPTXMFEKAMIGRIPVGRLGTPGEIANLAAYLCSDYACWXSGAIFRMEVGDYVSMAGEFNDLRRVTKEQWAMMETMXRXTKGS from the exons atggcacaacgcctctccccatgTGACCGAACA TTGTCCAGCACTGGGACCAGGGCATTGAGTGAGACTGAAGCTGCTGTGGACCAACTGGTGGAGGTTGCTGGTCTCCCTGAT GTGGTGATCAACAACGCTGCAGGGAACTTCATCTCCCTGTCAGAGAAGCTGTCTGCCAACGCATGGAGGACCATCACAGACATTGTCCTGAACGGCACAGCCTTCTTCACCCTGGAACTGGGCAAGAGGCTGATACTGGCCGAGAAGG GTGCTGCGTTTCTGGCCATCACCACCATCTACGCAGAGACCAGCTCTGGATTTGTGGTGCTCAGCGCAGCTGCYAAGTCAGGAGTGGAAACTCTGTGCAY GTCTCTGGCTGCGGTGTGGGGGAGGTACGACTTGAGGTTTAATGTCATCCAGCCAGGACCAATCAGAACCAAG GGGGCCTTCAGTCGTCTCRATCCCACGRGCATGTTTGAGAAGGCCATGATCGGCAGGATACCCGTGGGCAGGCTGGGCACGCCCGGAGAGATTGCCAATCTGGCAGCCTACCTGTGCAGTGACTATGCCTGTTGGRTGTCTGGAGCG ATCTTTCGAATGGAGGTTGGAGATTATGTCTCCATGGCAGGAGAATTCAATGATCTGAGGAGG GTCACTAAGGAGCAGTGGGCTATGATGGAGACCATGAYCAGGKGCACCAAGGGATCCTAA